The Centroberyx gerrardi isolate f3 chromosome 13, fCenGer3.hap1.cur.20231027, whole genome shotgun sequence genome contains the following window.
GGAGACATATCGTACTGTGGGGGATGTAGGGCTAAATAAAGTAAACAAGCTCACGTTCTGTCTGGATGTTTAATAGGTTTGAAAATATTATCAGTAATTTACTAGACGTTCAACTTGTATTATGCTGTTTTTCTGGGGCTACACAGCCATGTCAGTGGGGAAAATCAAGTTGGTTTTCTTTATAGTATAGCATATCTTTAGAGTCAACTTAGGTATTGGTTTAGGTATTGATTTCATTTGAATTCAGATGGAGGGAAGGCATCTATCTTCTTCATAGGCCACTTGCAAATTTTTATAGGTACATAACAAAATTGGGTCCAGCGAACATGGATCACTTGTTTGTAAACTTGAGTAAAAGTCGATCAAGAAAAATCCTTTAGATGTGAATCCCTAATCTAGGCACATGAATGTTTGTTACATGTATTTGCAAGTTGCTCtagataaaagcatcagctaaatacctaaaatgtaaagcaGTCTGTCACCAATACAGAAGACAATGAATTTTACTCTTTTATATACCTAATACCTTGCTTTATGGAGAGTGGACAATTGATTTCAGATCAGGATTCTGATTATTTTGACTACTAACTATTAGTAGTCAAGAGAATCATTTGATGTCATTTATGGTAAAAAATGGTTTCCTGTCTTTGTTTTCAGAAACTGAGCATCTATGGTGACATGGAGTACATGAAGGAACACAAACTGACTCCGTACCCAGCGTCCTCCCTGGTGATCATCACCTCCacagggcaggaggaggaggaggccgggCCGCTCCCTTCGAAAGTCAACCTGGACCAGTCCAACATCTAGAAGCCAAAGTAGCAGCAGAGTAGGGATATTCCTCTTAATACGTAATCTGAAGTTGATTTTATCCTCTGGCACAAGACCCTCGCTTCTTGCTGTCTAAATAGGAATAACTACTTCCAGCACATTTTCTATGACTGTTGTGTAATGTCTCGTCTCTCTTTCAAGCTTTTTAGAATTGAAGTGATGGACAGGGTTTTTTTCTGTATATTGGTATAATTGAGGCATTACACTATAGCAATGGCGGTACAAGCCAAATAGCTTTTTGAGATTTTTCTCCTATTCTGGTGTTTGCATTAGCCCTCTGTTGGTGTGCTTATTTTATTGAATAATGCTGTGTAAATGAACTATTTGTGACTTGAAGTACTACAGGTTTCACTGAAACCCTAAACCTTTggtaaaattgattttttggttTGTAATAGATTATTGCTGACTCTCCCTTTTGTGTTGTCATGTTTCTACTGCAGTGGTTTCCAGATGAAAATCCCATTGAATTTTACAATATAATACTATGCCCTTAATCTGTATTAAAGGTGACAGTACATGGGTCTTTGTAACTTCACTTGTCTTTTCTCAGAATGAAAAtggttcagaaataaacacaatggAGTGAAACCATTCTTGACatgggtttgatttttttttccctcccatcCATAATATAGCGATCTTTTGGGTGTATCAGTACGTAAGAGGCTAAGTCCTTTAGGCTACAACAACGCCAGAGTAATAATGATATTAGTATTATATAATACTATAAATCAAAGTAAccagtccattcatttccaagAAGAGATGTGTAGGCCAGAGTCTTTTTCTCGTTTTAATACAATGTTGAGATTTGGTACGATGTCTGATAGATAGTGTCAGCTGATTTGCAGGTGACCTCAAACTTTGGTCCACAAAATTGACTCCCACCTTGTCTACAACTGTGACACAAAAGTACTAAGCATTGTTTACCTTAGTTTTGGTGGGCATGTCTGAGCTGGCATAAGGGAAACTGTTGTGCCACAATGTTCAAATAGTAACCAAGTGATAATCACTGAGCTCCAAGTCATACAAACACCTTAGTCTGCTGTACTGAAGTGCTCAGAGAAGACAAGGATTATTTATCTCTGAAGACAGTAAGCATGAAATCTAATAGGACACATCCTCAGGTAATTTTGAAGAATTTTCAGTAACAGGTGACCACTATTTTTAAAGGGAAATGTTATGTCTTAGTGGATAACTGCACGTACCTTTATCATTACGTGTTCTGTTAAATGTATCAAAAGTAACAGTTCTTTTCCATGTCAGAGACggattcacattcattcatttggatCAGCTACAACACTTGAAGAGGGTAAGACAGTGATTTTTAAGTGTTTCCATTACGCAATCACCACTCCACAATTACTGTGGCTTAATGACCAATCATTATTCTTATTATgccaaagcagaaaaaaaaaaaattcaaaatacagTGGGCCTCCATTATGTTTTTCTAGTGCTCACAACCAAGCCAAACCTATGAAAAATCTATCAAGTCTTCTGGTATTTCAAAACCTTTGTGAATTTCTACTGTTTCCCAAGGTATATAGTTTTCACTGGTTTTCATCATATTCTTTGCAAACATTGCACTGTGGTATCTTTACGTCAAAGAATGATTTAAAAACGAGACCCCAAATGTTTGTATTCTAAAGCACATTTTCTCCCCTATATTCCTAGACAGCTGTGGAGCATGCTGTAGGGTGCGGTGCTGCAGTAGAAGGTGTATTTGTGTCTCCAGCGTTGTGCTGTTAGGTGTTGCATTGGCTGTGGTGGGCACTGTGCTTGCTTTGTTATTAGGCATTCCCAAACCGCCTCCTGGTAAGATAACATGTTCTGCTGGAATATGTTAAAACTCTGGTTACCATTTACTCAATAAAATCAATGGTTTAACCTATCATTCATTtagagtgtatatatatattttcattgaTTCTGCAGCCAATCGTTTATGCAAGACTTCAAAGAATGGCACCGGCTTCCTGTGTGATGACAGAGTGACGTGTTTACCACCCTCAGACCTCTGTAATGGGGTGTTGAACTGTCTGAGTGGAGCCGATGAGGACAGACACATGTGCAGTAATGAACCATGACACAACTTGTTTatcacagtacagtaaataGCAAGGtcttggaagagagagagaaaaaaaatcagttacAAAAATCACAGCTACTTTACTGTGTTCTGTTTCTGCAAAATGTGcttctgttttaattttccaGCTGACCTGCCCAGCCATCTTCCAGGCTATCTAGTGTTTGAATGTGGAAATCCTCAGAACTGGATCTTTATTGATAAAAAATGTGACCACATCAACGACTGTGGGGACTGCTCTGATGAGATTGGAAGCTGTAAGTCCACCTCTCAAAGAAGGAAACCAGCAATTATATAAACTATCTAAAAGATATAATTATGTGCAAGCCTCATCTTCTTCCCCTAGATGCTGGGTGCCGATCTTCCTGTAGTATGGGATGGTGGCCTTGTGCTCCTGTGGACTTCCAATTCTGCGATTGTGTCCCACGCAGTTTATGTCAAGATGGCCGACAGCACTGTCACGACTGGTCTGATGAGTACACCTGCCCAAAACCCAGCTAGCGACAAAGACCCAAAGAGCGACACAAAATGACAGTGAACTGAATgcatacaaaataaacaactttatttgtaaaaaAGGTAATGCAGCCAAGAAAAAGCAACAACAGTTCACCGCTGCAAATCATCTTGGAAATGTTTCTGGGTCCTTTGAATGTATCTTTTACCTGTTAACCAGCATATCAAGTCAGGCTGGTCCCTGGTCTCAGTGGAATGCTACATGGATGCACGCCTCAGTAGCTGTTCAACAGGTCCATGTCCTCTACACTGAGAGCTGATGCAGAGAAGCGTTTCGCCGGAGGGGTGTGATGCCAACTGTCACACTTGTCCGACTGACGCTGCCTCTTCTTGACACTGTACCGGGAAGGCTTTGCGTGATCATTTGTCGTGGAAGGGAGCTGAGTCTCAGGCAGACCCGTGCGATCGTTTGCTGCCGGCTTGTAGAAATGTATCCTCGCTCTCTCGGCTTCTTCATCTTTCTCCGACACCAGCGGCTTTGCGTGTAGTACATCGCTGACAAACCTCTGCCTGCCAACTAGAGAATAAAAGCACTTCAAAGACTATTTTaggtcatgtgttttttttgttatgttttgttttaactctgtagcactttgagatgtCACTGTAAATGAAAAGTGCACCACAAATAAAAtgcagtagtattattattattattgtgtgataaTGATCATCCGGACATATAAATTAGCCTACTGTTATAAtgctaatgtaatgtaaaatggaagaaaactcaCAAAAGCGAAGTGCTGATGTTCTTGACTCTTcaatctttttctgttttggcATTTGTGTGCTACTTGTTTCCCACTGGTTTATAAcctgaaaaataaatgagtcAAATGTTTGTTTATGAAGGTCATCAGTGAGATGTCAAAAACTACTAAACCTGCTACGTTTAGCCTAGAATTATAGTGCTTATTTAAAAGAAAACGTAGTTTACATATATTTCTAACAATAATATTTGAGGATGTTTACCTGCTCTGCCCAGCCTTCTGTTTTACATCTTGAATGATCAAAGGTGTCCAGCGGTTTCTCAGAATGAACAAGTCCCATCAGCTCCCACATGGTTTTCTTTAGTACTGTGCCAATCTGGAGGTATGAATGACATTCAGATCTCAACAATCCCACAAGCTACAGCAAaatattaaagcaatattccactagTTTTAACATGAGGGTTATTCTgcacttgactgccatgaaaaccagaatataaactactcaccaagatcggatgcagctggacgagtttgtagcgttcggatttttacttcccattcatttgaatgaggccatgaaaatagactgaaaacttaaatttaacacgttggtgagcatattcaacaacagatcctgctgctgtgattttcaatttaTGTTTGGTctaacgttttagaacataattccagcaaatagcatttttattgataggagagaacatagtggagggataccatttatgGGAGATAGTTCCtctttgggagaccggatctacttttatttttaaatactaattttagtgtaaaccaagaatagaaatgcaaaatgatgactgaccaattactgctttattgtcttaaaagcaggatatgttgttgaatctgttcacaaacttgttaaatgtaagttttcaggctattttcgtggccagctacatccgatcttggtgagtagtcaagtgccaaataacccccatgttaaaactaagtggaatattgctttaatgaaGCAACTGTCTCACCTTCATATTGGTCCCTGATACATCAAGTTTCTGAAGTTTCGGGAGGCATGTGAGATATCCAATAGCCCTTTCTGAGATGGGGTTATCTGTAAGAAAGAGACCATCTCATAACTGATCAACGCCGTTAAATATTGGCCATACAC
Protein-coding sequences here:
- the LOC139920654 gene encoding low-density lipoprotein receptor class A domain-containing protein 1-like; translation: MANGTGFLCDDRVTCLPPSDLCNGVLNCLSGADEDRHMCTDLPSHLPGYLVFECGNPQNWIFIDKKCDHINDCGDCSDEIGSYAGCRSSCSMGWWPCAPVDFQFCDCVPRSLCQDGRQHCHDWSDEYTCPKPS